The following are from one region of the Petrotoga mobilis SJ95 genome:
- the tsaE gene encoding tRNA (adenosine(37)-N6)-threonylcarbamoyltransferase complex ATPase subunit type 1 TsaE, with protein sequence MGSEQPIISYNKFNLKQIQKLGATISKYLFPGAKLLLFGNLGTGKTTLTSYIVNSLSKTPVNVTSPTFSLIKVYNTNPTIYHVDLYRLNDPQEIEYLDVFLDPEGVYIIEWADFLDYLTPEERLEIHISYNEDIKYRDVKIEGFGEKYKEMEAIIEKEQ encoded by the coding sequence TTGGGGAGTGAACAACCTATAATATCTTACAACAAATTCAACCTAAAACAAATCCAAAAACTTGGAGCAACTATTTCTAAATATCTTTTCCCGGGAGCTAAGTTATTACTTTTTGGCAATTTAGGAACGGGGAAAACCACGTTGACATCTTATATAGTTAACAGTTTGAGCAAAACTCCCGTAAACGTAACAAGCCCAACTTTTTCCCTAATAAAGGTATACAACACAAATCCAACAATATATCATGTCGACTTGTATAGGTTAAACGATCCTCAAGAGATAGAGTACTTGGATGTTTTTTTGGATCCTGAAGGGGTATATATAATTGAATGGGCAGACTTTTTGGATTATTTAACCCCCGAAGAAAGATTGGAGATTCATATTTCGTACAATGAAGATATTAAGTATAGGGATGTAAAAATCGAAGGATTTGGTGAAAAGTACAAAGAGATGGAGGCTATTATAGAAAAGGAGCAGTAG
- the queA gene encoding tRNA preQ1(34) S-adenosylmethionine ribosyltransferase-isomerase QueA yields the protein MSEQSFDLEQYNYELPEELIAQEPVEPRDSCKLMVLNRRVKSIEHKVFRDIKNYLRPGDLLVLNNTRVIPARLYGKKETGAKVEVLLLEKDGNDKTWKALVKPGGKIKKGNKLIFEDDLVCTVVEHLEDGSRILEFDDPNFFSKLPKIGEVPLPPYIKKQIDDPEKYQTTYAKEDGAVAAPTAGLHFTQELIDELTDYGVRFAEVTLHVGLGTFRPVSAADIRNHQIHEEYYTVSKSVLRDIVRAKAEGKRVIATGTTVVRTLESIARNPDKLAGKTDLYIYPPFEFKIIDAMITNFHLPKSSLLFLVSAFAGQDFIMNSYEIAKEKKYRFFSFGDAMFII from the coding sequence ATGAGTGAACAGAGCTTTGACTTAGAGCAGTATAACTACGAGTTACCTGAAGAGCTTATAGCCCAAGAACCTGTTGAACCAAGAGATAGCTGCAAGCTGATGGTGCTAAATAGAAGAGTAAAAAGTATCGAACACAAAGTTTTTAGGGATATAAAAAATTATTTACGACCCGGCGATTTGCTTGTTTTAAACAATACCAGGGTTATCCCTGCAAGATTGTACGGCAAAAAGGAAACAGGTGCTAAAGTTGAAGTTTTACTTTTAGAAAAAGATGGAAACGATAAAACATGGAAAGCTTTGGTAAAGCCAGGTGGAAAGATAAAAAAAGGCAACAAACTTATCTTTGAAGATGATTTAGTTTGCACAGTAGTAGAACATTTGGAAGACGGATCTAGAATTTTAGAATTTGACGATCCCAACTTTTTCTCAAAATTGCCAAAAATTGGCGAAGTCCCTTTACCGCCTTATATTAAAAAACAGATCGATGATCCAGAAAAATATCAAACTACTTACGCAAAAGAAGATGGTGCCGTGGCTGCGCCAACCGCTGGTTTGCATTTCACACAAGAGTTAATAGACGAGCTCACCGATTACGGTGTTAGATTTGCTGAAGTTACTCTTCATGTAGGTTTAGGAACCTTTAGACCTGTTAGCGCGGCAGATATAAGGAACCACCAAATACATGAGGAGTATTATACCGTATCAAAGAGTGTGCTTCGCGATATAGTTAGAGCTAAAGCCGAAGGTAAAAGGGTAATAGCCACAGGAACAACGGTTGTTAGAACGCTCGAATCAATTGCCAGAAATCCAGACAAACTCGCTGGTAAAACAGATCTATATATTTATCCGCCTTTTGAATTTAAAATAATTGATGCTATGATCACCAATTTTCATCTACCGAAATCTTCACTTCTTTTTCTTGTTTCGGCATTTGCTGGTCAAGATTTTATTATGAACTCCTATGAAATTGCTAAAGAAAAGAAATATAGGTTTTTTTCGTTTGGAGATGCTATGTTCATAATTTAA
- a CDS encoding flagellar protein FlaG gives MGISNIGGKEDFLINNPISNRQQMEMVNANLKNPENSNQPIQKEEITPDELDKVTKIIEDRLKKLSNIFKGEAKFEIERDLDIIVVKIIDKDSKQIIRQIPPEVSVKLAKALNDVQGILLDEIA, from the coding sequence ATGGGAATATCAAATATTGGGGGAAAAGAAGACTTTTTGATTAACAATCCTATATCTAATAGGCAGCAAATGGAAATGGTGAATGCCAATTTGAAAAATCCTGAAAATTCAAACCAGCCAATCCAAAAAGAAGAGATTACTCCTGACGAACTCGACAAAGTCACTAAGATAATTGAAGATAGATTAAAAAAGCTATCCAATATTTTCAAAGGAGAAGCAAAGTTTGAAATAGAAAGGGATTTGGATATTATTGTTGTAAAAATTATAGATAAAGATAGCAAGCAAATTATAAGACAGATACCACCTGAAGTCTCTGTGAAACTTGCCAAAGCCCTAAACGATGTTCAAGGCATATTACTTGATGAAATAGCCTGA
- a CDS encoding tRNA dihydrouridine synthase produces MLENQIGLAPMADYTDYPFREICRRFGAKFTFTEMISVDSIIRENEKVEKMLPQKGEDNIGVQLFGNETTKFIEAAKSIQHLASWIDINAACPVNKVVKKGSGAALLKNPKLLGDIVFNLKKSIDLPVGVKVRLGYDQINIEEVAETVEKAGADYIIVHGRTRSQMYSGIANREILKKLKAKITIPLGASGDVFSKKDIDDYLLNYGADFVLVARGAIGNPWIFTKNNYNPTIDERIDTCLEHLKLMIEFYGSEVYAVKKFRKVLMKYFSGIEGAKEIRRNLDLLLSYNDVAEMVYKTLKR; encoded by the coding sequence ATGTTAGAAAATCAAATTGGTTTAGCTCCGATGGCTGATTATACAGATTACCCTTTTAGAGAGATTTGCAGAAGGTTTGGGGCCAAGTTTACTTTCACTGAAATGATTTCCGTAGATTCAATAATAAGAGAAAACGAAAAAGTTGAAAAAATGCTTCCTCAGAAGGGCGAAGATAATATAGGCGTACAACTTTTTGGCAATGAGACAACAAAATTTATCGAGGCAGCCAAATCCATCCAGCATTTAGCTAGTTGGATAGATATAAACGCTGCTTGTCCTGTCAATAAAGTAGTGAAAAAAGGTTCAGGGGCAGCTTTATTGAAAAATCCAAAATTATTAGGGGATATAGTTTTTAATTTAAAAAAGAGTATTGATTTGCCAGTTGGAGTAAAGGTAAGATTAGGATACGATCAAATAAATATAGAAGAAGTAGCTGAAACAGTGGAAAAAGCAGGTGCTGATTATATTATTGTTCATGGTAGAACTAGGTCACAAATGTACAGTGGGATCGCAAATAGAGAAATATTAAAAAAGTTAAAAGCGAAGATCACTATACCTTTAGGGGCTAGCGGAGATGTGTTTAGTAAAAAAGATATAGATGATTATTTGTTGAATTATGGTGCAGATTTTGTTTTAGTAGCAAGGGGTGCTATCGGTAACCCTTGGATATTCACAAAGAATAATTATAATCCGACTATAGATGAAAGAATCGATACTTGCTTAGAGCACTTGAAACTTATGATTGAATTTTATGGTTCAGAGGTCTATGCAGTAAAAAAATTCAGAAAAGTATTAATGAAATACTTTTCTGGGATTGAAGGTGCAAAAGAGATAAGAAGAAATTTAGATCTACTTTTATCTTATAATGATGTCGCCGAAATGGTTTATAAAACATTAAAACGTTAA
- a CDS encoding ABC transporter ATP-binding protein, with protein sequence MSLYTRRLIRYGIKNYKKYMVFVFLLGVAALALAALRPFFIQFLIDDIISFQRINILPFFLVFLIGIVALERVFNYFFNTYHRKVNFITIKNEQMNLYNKIQNSKFVDYSKMDSGDIMSRLLSDIDETSYAMALVLPTMCLNFLNLIVTSAILTYLNWQLFLIVLASLPFYWLIIRSSQTKLQNYSKIERKSFGKLTSSIKEKLDGQLIIKVFGKTKYFSNSFSKDAENWAIQATKAGIFQITILNIAFFISYVIPVIILGFGGVLVIRGNISLGTLIAFYSFVPWIYEPIGIINENLVQLQRVEPLAERFFEILDMPEEEGDGIYLFPEDYNIEYKNVSFKYRDEIVLKNINLSIGKNEKVALVGTSGSGKSTMVSLLVRLYDPTNGKILLGNKNIKDYKLQEIREKIKLVRGNEPLFNMTVKENIMLDDEFTEEEFMKAVKKAKVDKFIGLLDEGYDTVVGERGSKLSDGQRQRVAIARALIRGPKVLILDEATSGVDSQTEEEIFDELKEYEMTLIIISHRLSTIRKADKVILLKDGEIRGEGVHEELLKNSPIYKEIIESQLVV encoded by the coding sequence ATGAGTTTGTACACAAGAAGATTGATAAGATATGGTATAAAAAATTATAAAAAGTATATGGTTTTCGTGTTTCTTTTGGGTGTTGCTGCTTTAGCGTTAGCAGCTTTGAGACCTTTTTTCATTCAGTTTTTAATCGACGATATAATATCTTTTCAAAGAATTAATATACTGCCTTTTTTCCTTGTCTTTTTAATCGGTATAGTAGCTTTAGAAAGAGTTTTCAATTATTTTTTCAATACTTATCATCGAAAAGTTAATTTTATTACTATCAAAAACGAGCAGATGAACCTTTATAATAAAATTCAAAACTCAAAATTTGTTGATTATTCTAAGATGGATTCTGGGGATATAATGAGTAGGTTATTGTCTGATATTGATGAAACTTCTTATGCAATGGCCCTTGTATTACCAACCATGTGTTTAAACTTTTTGAATTTAATAGTTACTTCTGCTATATTGACTTATCTGAATTGGCAATTATTTTTGATAGTACTTGCTTCTTTACCTTTCTATTGGCTTATTATAAGAAGTTCACAAACAAAATTGCAGAATTATTCAAAAATAGAAAGAAAATCTTTTGGAAAATTAACTTCTTCTATAAAAGAAAAGTTAGATGGTCAATTAATTATTAAAGTATTTGGGAAAACAAAATACTTTTCAAATTCATTTTCCAAGGATGCGGAAAATTGGGCTATACAAGCGACTAAAGCAGGGATATTTCAAATAACCATTTTAAATATAGCCTTTTTTATCAGTTATGTAATTCCTGTGATTATATTAGGATTTGGAGGAGTACTTGTGATAAGAGGGAATATATCTTTGGGAACTTTAATAGCTTTTTATTCTTTTGTGCCATGGATATACGAACCCATAGGAATCATAAATGAAAATTTGGTTCAACTACAACGGGTTGAACCTCTAGCTGAAAGATTCTTTGAAATCCTCGATATGCCTGAAGAGGAAGGTGATGGTATATATCTTTTCCCCGAGGATTACAACATCGAATACAAAAACGTCTCATTCAAATACAGAGACGAGATAGTTTTGAAAAACATAAATCTCTCCATTGGCAAAAACGAAAAGGTAGCGTTGGTAGGAACGAGTGGATCCGGCAAAAGTACTATGGTGAGTCTTCTTGTGAGATTATATGATCCCACAAACGGTAAAATACTATTAGGAAATAAAAACATAAAAGATTACAAATTACAAGAAATCAGAGAAAAGATAAAGTTAGTCAGAGGTAACGAACCCTTATTCAACATGACGGTCAAAGAAAACATAATGCTGGATGATGAATTCACCGAAGAAGAATTCATGAAGGCGGTAAAGAAAGCGAAGGTAGATAAATTCATAGGGCTTTTAGATGAAGGATACGATACTGTAGTGGGAGAAAGGGGAAGTAAGCTATCAGATGGGCAAAGGCAGAGAGTAGCGATAGCAAGAGCATTGATAAGGGGACCAAAAGTATTGATACTGGATGAAGCAACGTCAGGGGTAGATTCACAGACAGAAGAAGAAATATTTGATGAATTGAAAGAGTACGAGATGACTCTGATAATAATATCCCACAGATTATCGACGATAAGAAAAGCAGACAAGGTGATATTATTAAAAGATGGAGAGATAAGAGGAGAAGGAGTACACGAAGAGTTACTAAAAAATTCTCCCATTTACAAAGAAATAATAGAAAGTCAGTTGGTTGTATGA
- a CDS encoding ABC transporter ATP-binding protein, whose protein sequence is MDTIILKDIRKVYKNGVEALKDINISIKAGEIVGLIGPNGAGKTTLLNIILGLLKPTEGVSKILGVDTDKMTKRERKKIGFILDGPGLYDDLTVDENIKFWSELYEVSQIRGEALLNQWGLYENKGSLVKELSAGMKQKLAISRAFLHDPSIVLMDEPTSNLDPVARKNMVEFLKSLHDKEKTLLITSHDLFDIERICSRIILLRKGQIVVSGNMEELKEALGVRMGVTIKVSNKIPDDIINEISKDSEINVIGEKELILSGDKISPPSVVRYLVNKGIDVERVEEEKVTLEDIYTYIVKEDEE, encoded by the coding sequence ATGGATACGATAATATTAAAAGATATTCGAAAGGTTTATAAAAACGGGGTAGAAGCTTTGAAAGATATAAATATTTCAATAAAGGCCGGAGAAATTGTAGGATTGATAGGGCCAAACGGCGCAGGAAAAACTACCCTGCTAAATATAATATTAGGACTTTTGAAACCAACTGAAGGGGTTTCAAAAATTTTAGGGGTAGATACTGATAAGATGACCAAGCGTGAAAGAAAAAAGATAGGTTTTATTTTGGACGGACCTGGTCTATATGATGATTTAACCGTTGATGAAAATATAAAGTTCTGGAGTGAATTATATGAGGTTTCCCAAATACGGGGAGAAGCACTACTAAACCAATGGGGACTTTATGAAAATAAGGGAAGTTTAGTTAAGGAACTTTCCGCAGGTATGAAACAAAAGTTAGCCATATCAAGAGCATTTTTGCATGATCCTTCAATTGTTTTAATGGATGAACCCACGTCCAATCTTGATCCTGTAGCCAGGAAAAACATGGTAGAATTTTTAAAAAGCTTACATGATAAAGAAAAAACGCTTTTAATAACCTCTCATGATCTTTTCGATATAGAAAGAATATGTTCAAGGATAATACTTTTGAGAAAAGGACAAATAGTTGTATCTGGAAATATGGAAGAATTGAAAGAGGCTTTGGGAGTTAGAATGGGTGTAACGATAAAGGTAAGTAACAAAATTCCCGATGATATAATAAATGAGATTTCCAAGGATTCTGAAATAAATGTAATAGGGGAAAAAGAGTTGATACTCTCTGGGGATAAAATAAGTCCACCATCAGTAGTCCGATATCTTGTGAATAAAGGAATAGACGTTGAAAGGGTGGAAGAAGAAAAAGTAACGCTTGAGGATATATATACTTATATCGTGAAGGAGGACGAAGAATGA
- a CDS encoding ABC transporter permease yields MMRALIKKELRMFIRKRFQLLLFLTVITIFIIAFNLENSNNLNPILISSFMVTFFVPYSFGWISFQKEKENKNISYLLASPLNIKEIFLGKMLAVLLFTQVFMLWGVIVQYITNIFFMGVIPSFEILLTVLIAFPIWSAVLSGLVGVGLLVFDNPFIIRILLFLFIFFVGINGNLWEKLIILEKWQNLILIFLGLMAMLGIIYFVDIFGKRLMVE; encoded by the coding sequence ATGATGAGAGCCCTAATTAAAAAAGAGTTACGAATGTTCATAAGGAAACGATTTCAATTATTGCTTTTTTTGACGGTTATTACAATCTTTATAATAGCGTTTAATTTGGAAAATTCAAATAATTTAAACCCTATTCTTATCTCCTCTTTTATGGTTACTTTTTTCGTGCCTTATTCATTTGGTTGGATAAGCTTTCAAAAAGAGAAGGAGAATAAAAACATCTCATACCTTTTGGCATCACCTTTAAATATAAAAGAAATATTCTTGGGGAAAATGTTGGCAGTATTATTGTTCACCCAGGTATTTATGTTATGGGGAGTTATTGTGCAATATATAACAAACATTTTTTTTATGGGAGTAATTCCTAGTTTTGAAATACTTTTGACGGTATTGATAGCCTTTCCGATTTGGTCGGCGGTACTTAGTGGGTTAGTTGGAGTAGGGCTTCTCGTGTTTGATAACCCTTTCATAATTAGAATCCTTCTATTTTTATTCATATTTTTTGTGGGAATAAATGGAAATCTGTGGGAAAAGTTAATTATTTTAGAAAAATGGCAAAATCTTATTTTGATATTTCTGGGATTAATGGCTATGTTAGGAATCATCTACTTCGTAGATATCTTTGGTAAAAGATTGATGGTTGAATAA
- a CDS encoding MFS transporter, with the protein MTNEQKRNFLLYSAGRLVSLIGTGVQMIALPLYILDLTGSGTLMGTFALLSMLPGLIFSPIAGVLGDRRNRKKIMVNMDYLRGIIILFMAYSAYQGWMNIAFIFTAQVFISILDSVFGGSTNAMLPDLVPIEFLTKANSLNSSINGISNIIGPILGGIIYGFGGIKVVFLINGISFVISAISEMFITYVPHFEGKQKISFKSMFSDIKEGLVFIRGRKGLKELLLFALVVNFLMAPILTIVLPYVLRQEIGFTSEQYGITQSSFTVGILIGSILIGTIFSKSNPKKSMTLGLTVEAVMFFIISGLFFPNIVTKFGGASWTFLIILYINLMIIGVSNAFINIPIDTNMQKMTPTNVRSRVFTVLGLIAQGAVPVGMQIYGILLDLMKGYQIALFASIVSVIVIILFLKIAPEETFNPKPVSEEA; encoded by the coding sequence ATGACAAATGAGCAAAAAAGAAACTTTTTGCTATATTCTGCAGGTAGGCTTGTATCTTTAATAGGAACTGGCGTACAAATGATTGCTTTACCTCTTTATATTCTTGATCTTACAGGCTCTGGAACCCTTATGGGTACATTTGCTCTTTTAAGCATGCTTCCAGGATTAATTTTTTCACCGATAGCAGGGGTTTTGGGAGATCGAAGAAATCGAAAGAAAATTATGGTGAATATGGACTATTTACGTGGGATAATTATACTTTTTATGGCATATTCAGCCTATCAAGGTTGGATGAACATCGCCTTTATCTTCACTGCTCAAGTATTTATTTCTATATTAGACAGTGTTTTCGGCGGCTCAACCAATGCGATGCTTCCAGACTTAGTCCCTATTGAATTCCTCACAAAAGCTAATTCATTAAATTCTTCAATAAATGGTATTTCTAATATTATAGGACCAATTCTTGGAGGAATCATATATGGATTTGGCGGAATAAAAGTTGTGTTTCTTATAAATGGAATTTCCTTCGTTATTTCTGCTATAAGCGAAATGTTTATTACTTACGTACCACATTTTGAAGGTAAGCAGAAAATATCCTTTAAATCCATGTTTTCAGACATCAAAGAAGGCTTAGTTTTTATAAGAGGAAGAAAGGGTTTGAAAGAACTGCTTTTATTTGCATTGGTTGTCAATTTTTTAATGGCTCCTATTCTTACGATTGTGCTCCCTTATGTATTAAGGCAAGAAATTGGGTTTACGAGCGAACAGTATGGAATCACACAATCATCTTTTACCGTGGGAATACTAATTGGCAGTATTTTAATTGGTACTATTTTTTCTAAAAGTAATCCAAAAAAATCTATGACACTCGGTTTAACAGTAGAGGCTGTCATGTTTTTCATCATTTCAGGTTTATTTTTTCCTAATATCGTTACCAAATTCGGAGGTGCCTCATGGACCTTCTTAATAATTTTGTACATAAACCTTATGATAATAGGTGTGAGCAATGCTTTTATAAATATACCTATTGATACCAACATGCAAAAAATGACACCAACCAACGTAAGATCTCGTGTTTTTACAGTTTTGGGGTTGATTGCTCAAGGAGCTGTACCTGTTGGTATGCAGATATATGGTATTCTTTTAGATTTAATGAAGGGATATCAAATTGCACTGTTTGCGAGCATAGTATCAGTTATTGTAATTATCCTCTTTTTAAAAATTGCACCAGAAGAAACGTTCAATCCTAAACCTGTTAGTGAAGAAGCGTGA
- a CDS encoding AAA family ATPase, with protein sequence MENKGSKIEKDLRIEKIKISDVATYKENVEINDLRKINFFYGSNGTGKTTISKIIASPNNYKNCEVKWRSDIKLKTLVYNDDFVRNYFYQSENFPGIYTMGEGAKDIEEEIKKKKDELDKIKEELINLNETIENKEKEKTQIQDNFNEVCWQSLYLKYQQNFTEVFKGYRNNKKNFADKILLEYKTNHAAVKDYGELLKEYNIIYNQTLNKLDEITKIEDTLINDVKLIEVDKILSTSIIGKENVDIGKLIHKLQNHDWVREGKNYLENSFIESEQKYICPFCQQRVDKDFKHKLEEYFDETYENQIKNLESLNDRYTGVKKALEEYYQKLSTIQNNQYFNEKKQETEEKFRLLFQIMSTNIEKLKEKKDKPSIVIELESILEILYEINEIFDGINREIHNHNNLIKNRKTEQERLESEIWHFFCNEISQYIDTYKTNTSNAEKALNSIEGKIEINDQKQVDINTDISTLEKKIKSIKPTVEVINKLLDHFGFKGFRLEALDDDKHYKIVREDGSPAKENLSEGERNFIIFLYFYNLIQGVLDPAENINDDKIVVFDDPVSSLDSDVLFIVSTLIKKLLKDIRDNNSNIKQAFILTHNVYFFKEVSYISSRKTYNKRKDTIYYIIRKKDNISGIVAYEENPIKSSYQLLWEEIKRKDVDKVCIQNAMRRIIEFYFKLLANLDEETLINNFENEEDKKICRSLVSWVNVGSHEIFDDINYSPNFEEIEKYKKVFQKIFEHTKQIEHFNMMMGIEKPVS encoded by the coding sequence GTGGAAAATAAAGGGAGTAAAATAGAGAAAGATCTTAGGATTGAAAAAATAAAAATAAGTGATGTCGCCACTTACAAAGAAAATGTTGAAATTAATGATTTGAGAAAAATCAATTTCTTTTATGGCTCTAACGGCACGGGTAAAACCACCATTTCAAAAATTATTGCTTCACCTAATAATTATAAAAATTGTGAGGTAAAATGGAGATCTGACATTAAATTAAAAACCTTAGTTTACAATGATGATTTTGTAAGAAATTACTTTTATCAATCTGAAAACTTTCCTGGTATCTATACCATGGGTGAAGGTGCAAAAGATATAGAGGAAGAAATAAAAAAGAAAAAAGATGAGTTAGATAAAATAAAAGAAGAACTTATAAATTTGAATGAAACTATAGAAAATAAAGAAAAGGAAAAAACCCAAATTCAGGATAATTTTAACGAAGTATGTTGGCAGAGTTTATATCTAAAATACCAGCAAAACTTTACTGAGGTTTTCAAAGGTTATAGAAACAATAAAAAAAATTTTGCAGATAAAATTTTATTAGAATACAAAACAAACCATGCAGCTGTTAAAGATTATGGTGAATTATTAAAGGAATATAATATAATCTATAATCAAACACTTAATAAACTGGATGAGATTACTAAAATTGAAGATACTTTAATTAATGATGTTAAATTGATAGAAGTTGACAAGATATTAAGCACAAGTATAATAGGAAAAGAAAATGTTGATATAGGAAAATTGATTCATAAACTGCAGAATCATGATTGGGTTAGAGAAGGTAAAAATTATCTGGAGAATAGTTTTATTGAATCTGAGCAAAAATATATATGTCCCTTCTGTCAACAACGTGTTGATAAAGATTTCAAACACAAGCTTGAAGAATATTTTGATGAAACTTACGAAAATCAAATAAAGAATTTAGAAAGCCTTAACGATAGATATACAGGCGTAAAAAAGGCATTGGAAGAATATTATCAAAAACTTAGTACAATCCAAAATAATCAATATTTTAATGAGAAAAAACAAGAAACAGAAGAAAAATTCAGATTATTATTTCAAATTATGTCTACTAATATTGAAAAGTTGAAAGAAAAGAAAGATAAACCAAGTATCGTAATCGAATTAGAATCAATTTTAGAAATCCTATACGAGATAAATGAAATTTTTGATGGAATTAATAGAGAAATTCATAATCATAATAATTTAATAAAAAATAGAAAAACAGAACAAGAAAGGCTTGAATCAGAGATTTGGCATTTTTTTTGTAATGAAATATCTCAGTATATCGATACATATAAAACAAATACTTCTAATGCTGAAAAGGCTTTAAATAGTATTGAGGGAAAAATTGAAATTAATGATCAAAAGCAAGTTGATATAAATACTGATATTTCTACTCTTGAAAAGAAAATAAAAAGTATTAAGCCTACTGTAGAAGTAATAAATAAACTATTAGATCATTTTGGTTTTAAAGGGTTTAGACTTGAAGCTTTAGATGATGATAAACATTATAAAATTGTTAGAGAAGATGGTTCTCCCGCAAAAGAAAACTTAAGTGAAGGTGAAAGAAATTTTATTATTTTTCTCTATTTTTACAATTTAATTCAGGGAGTTTTAGATCCAGCTGAAAACATAAATGACGATAAAATTGTTGTTTTCGACGACCCTGTTTCAAGTCTTGATTCAGACGTTTTATTTATCGTTAGTACATTAATAAAAAAACTATTAAAAGATATTAGAGATAATAATAGTAATATCAAGCAAGCATTCATTTTAACGCACAATGTTTACTTTTTCAAAGAAGTTTCTTATATATCATCAAGGAAAACTTATAATAAGCGTAAAGATACGATTTACTACATTATCAGAAAAAAAGACAATATAAGCGGAATTGTTGCTTATGAAGAAAACCCAATTAAATCTTCCTATCAGTTATTATGGGAGGAGATTAAAAGAAAGGATGTGGATAAAGTATGCATTCAAAATGCTATGCGTAGAATAATTGAATTCTACTTTAAACTTTTGGCAAATCTAGACGAAGAAACACTCATAAATAATTTTGAAAATGAGGAAGATAAAAAAATTTGTCGTTCGTTAGTATCTTGGGTTAATGTAGGATCTCATGAAATATTTGATGATATAAATTACAGTCCAAATTTTGAAGAAATAGAAAAGTATAAAAAAGTATTTCAAAAAATCTTCGAACATACAAAACAGATAGAACACTTTAATATGATGATGGGAATTGAAAAACCTGTAAGTTAA